From Lolium perenne isolate Kyuss_39 chromosome 5, Kyuss_2.0, whole genome shotgun sequence, a single genomic window includes:
- the LOC127298805 gene encoding uncharacterized protein, with the protein MAAPADEPPPPLPADSIVEILSRLDDTVAIIRCAATCKDWRRLILEPSFLSHRRAGPSPLLGFFFRDTSQRLPRRRLYRRRPTRFLLLGPSQPQATTALHLSRFLPNAADLSGSAPVASAPGGLLALRRSPASWHGSTKFWVCDPMAGTSTLLPPLTPTHSSPENFVFLDADASSFRLLAAMEYPTAPYILMRVFSSRAGQWGTAVTAQLPDNMVLLLSSPAVVHRGAVHWICGTRALPNAVHALAVRPNQAEASVCRFDLPLRAGMHRLSHSPGAVRLSSSSQGCLSLVLLDEPVISIWNFQDNATGANSWVLHKTVYLMSVLPSTIFDDPTAERELSIEALCDQSGSLFLRAEDEGLFVLNLETEMASKVGDDHCVKYLCPYVPDLSSCLGAMKNF; encoded by the coding sequence ATGGCGGCGCCGGCAGATGAGCCGCCGCCACCTCTCCCGGCGGACTCCATCGTGGAAATTCTGTCTCGCTTGGACGACACCGTCGCCATCATCCGCTGCGCGGCCACCTGCAAAGACTGGCGCCGCCTCATCCTAGAACCGTCCTTCCTTTCCCACCGCCGCGCCGGCCCCTCGCCTCTCCTCGGATTCTTCTTCCGGGACACCTCCCAGAGGCTGCCCCGCCGCCGCCTCTACCGCCGCCGCCCCACGcgcttcctcctcctcggccCCTCTCAGCCGCAGGCAACCACCGCGCTCCACCTGTCCCGGTTCTTGCCGAACGCCGCCGACCTCAGCGGGTCCGCCCCCGTCGCGTCGGCCCCCGGCGGGCTTCTCGCCCTCCGCCGCTCCCCGGCCAGCTGGCACGGCTCCACCAAGTTCTGGGTCTGCGACCCCATGGCCGGGACCTCCACACTTCTCCCCCCTCTCACGCCCACACATTCCTCCCCGGAGAACTTCGTGTTTCTCGACGCCGACGCCTCCTCGTTCCGCCTGCTTGCGGCGATGGAATACCCGACGGCACCATACATCCTCATGCGCGTCTTCTCCTCCCGAGCTGGGCAGTGGGGCACGGCCGTGACAGCCCAGCTTCCTGACAACATGGTGCTCCTCCTCAGCTCCCCCGCCGTCGTCCACCGTGGCGCCGTCCACTGGATATGCGGCACCCGAGCCCTCCCGAACGCGGTGCACGCGCTGGCTGTGCGCCCCAACCAGGCGGAGGCGTCGGTGTGCCGCTTCGACCTGCCGCTGCGTGCAGGCATGCACCGCCTGAGCCACTCGCCAGGGGCGGTTCGCTTGTCCAGTTCATCTCAGGGGTGTCTCTCCTTGGTTCTTCTGGATGAACCTGTGATCTCCATCTGGAATTTCCAAGACAACGCCACTGGTGCCAATTCGTGGGTGCTTCACAAGACGGTATATCTGATGTCCGTGCTGCCATCGACCATTTTTGATGATCCTACTGCGGAGCGGGAGCTCTCTATTGAAGCATTGTGTGACCAGAGCGGCTCCTTGTTCCTGCGTGCGGAGGACGAGGGCCTTTTTGTGCTCAACCTCGAGACGGAGATGGCATCGAAAGTAGGTGATGATCATTGTGTCAAGTACCTGTGCCCATATGTGCCGGATTTGAGTTCTTGCCTAGGAGCCATGAAAAATTTCTGA